A DNA window from Aspergillus nidulans FGSC A4 chromosome V contains the following coding sequences:
- a CDS encoding uncharacterized protein (transcript_id=CADANIAT00003856) encodes MDPRLFADSQAGDWMSLGVNLEPPLCADLISWNINPTPPIEPHRALFPTSEESNPFWWTGLLFDHQQQFMQISELAIAQSSALGELNRCGLEPGPDGLYHCPESGCRSKKSYSQKWMLRKHLREHIKPVLCSLCPHKAGTQRSMRRHVEANHKEWAKQYWEVVSWSCDSLFTPRNCQIHSPKAVKIHGASSDPRVES; translated from the exons ATGGATCCAAGACTCTTTGCGGATAGTCAGGCTGGGGACTGGATGTCACTGGGAGTCAACCTCGAACCGCCGCTGTGTGCTGACCTCATATCGTGGAACATCAACCCGACTCCACCAATAGAGCCACATCGGGCATTATTCCCTACTTCAGAAGAGAGCAACCCCTTCTGGTGGACTGGATTATTGTTCGACCATCAACAGCAATTTATGCAAATCAGCGAACTAGCTATTGCACAAAGTAGCGCCCTTGGAGAACTCAATCGTTGCGG CTTGGAGCCGGGTCCTGACGGACTTTATCACTGTCCGGAATCTGGATGCCGCAGCAAAAAGAGCTACTCTCAAAAATGGATGCTCCG GAAGCACCTGAGAGAACATATCAAACCTGTCTTGTGCAGCCTGTGCCCTCATAAGGCTGGCACACAACGCAGCATGCGCCGCCATGTGGAAGCAAACCATAAGGAATGGGCCAAGCAGTATTGGGAGGTGGTATCATGGTCTTGCGAT TCCTTGTTCACGCCCCGTAATTGCCAAATACATTCGCCCAAGGCTGT CAAAATCCACGGTGCTAGTTCAGATCCGCGAGTAGAGTCATGA